CGCAGGTATCTCGTTTACTGGCTCCCGCGTTCCGTCACCGCCGATCCGAGCGTCGGAACTCATTACTCGCACACAGCGGTGCAATATGAATAAACACGCTTCCAAAACAGTTAGGGTTAGATATCCTATAGGAATGCCGAATCCGGTCGATGACGGCGACTACTGCTCGAAAACGTCAGTACTGGGGGGGGTCGGCAAGAGTTGCGACAACCCGTCTCGCGGTATCGATCGACGAGTCAGCGGCCCGTGACGATCGAGTCTCCGTCGCGAAGCGAACGAAATCGTCCGCTTCGTGCGGGTCATGCCCTCGTTGAACGGAATTGTCGCCCCGTCCTTTTTGCGTCTCCGAACCGTACACTATGGCATGCTTATCGTACGCGGTCGCGCGGGCGGAACCGAACTCACCGGTACGGTGTACGAGCGCGGGGAACAACCCCCCTCGTTCCGGGGTGCACCCGACGAAGACGCCGCGTACGTCTGGATCTGCGACGAGTTCTACGAGGTCAACAGCGGCGGTAGCGTTCAGGTCATCGACGGCCGGGAGGTCCACCTCGCGTTCGAATCGCCGATGCCGCGCGGCTTCGATACCCGCGACCAGGCGCTCGAGGGAGCGAAAGAACACGTTCGAAC
This DNA window, taken from Natronococcus sp. CG52, encodes the following:
- a CDS encoding DUF7113 family protein → MLIVRGRAGGTELTGTVYERGEQPPSFRGAPDEDAAYVWICDEFYEVNSGGSVQVIDGREVHLAFESPMPRGFDTRDQALEGAKEHVRTQFARIGVDPEDVELEVETET